The Methanobrevibacter wolinii SH genomic interval ATTAGTTTATGAAGGACTTATATCATCAGCAGAAAATACAGATTCTACTATGGAATTAGATCAAAATATAAAAGCAGTTGCAGAACCTATCGTCACTGTTACTTCAGTAAAAGCTAATGTTAGTATGCCTGAAGCAGCACCTAGGGCAGCAGCAGTTGGTGCTGATGGTGTTGGATTATTAAGAGCAGAACACATGATGTTAAATGGTGGAGTACACCCTAAAAAATATATTTTAGATGGTAAAGAAGACGAATTAGTTGATATGTTAGCTGAGAATATTTTAAAAGTAGCTGATGTATTTTATCCTAAACCAGTATGGTACAGAACTATGGATGCACCTACTGATGAATTTGTAACTCTCGAAGGTGGAGAAAATGAGCCTGAAGAACACAATCCAATGTTAGGTTGGAGAGGTATTAGAAGAGAGTTAGATGAACCTGAAATTATTCAAGCTGAATTTAAAGCTATTAAAAAACTTCATGAAAAAGGATATACTAATATTGGAATTATGATTCCATTATCTCAAAGTGTTTCTGAATTAAGAAAAGCTAAAAAATTATGTGCTGAAGTAGGACTCATACCTCAAAAAGATGTGGAATTTGGTATGATGGTTGAAACTCCAGCTGCAGCTTTAACTGTTGAAGATTATATTGATGAAGGAATCGATTTTGTAAGTCTTGGAACTAATGATTTAACACAATACACTTTAGCTATTGATCGTAATAATGAATTTGTAGCTAAAAACTATACTGAAGAACATCCAGCAGTCATGAAATTAATTGAAAGAACAATTAAAATATGTGCTGAAAGAGGAGTAACTTGTAGTATTTGTGGTCAAGCAGGTAGTGTACCACATATTGTTGAAAAATTAGTAGAATTTGGTATTAGTAGTGTTTCATCAAATGCAGATGCAATTCCTGATGTAAGACGTACTGTTGCTATAGCAGAGAAAAAATTAATTCTTAATGCTGCAAGAAAAAGATTAGAACAATAAGATTTTTATCTTATTTTTTATTTTATTTTTTTTAAACATTTATTTATCTTAAAAATTTTATTTTAAAATTAATTAAATAGCTATTTTTTGATTATTTAACTAATTATTTTAAAACTTTTATCTTAAATGACTAGTTTTGTGAATTTTTTATTTTTATAATATATTTAAGGTAATACTTATGGAAGAACAACCTAAATCTAAAGAAGAAATATTTAAAGAATTAGATTCATTTCAGAAAAAAGATATGAAATATTCTGATGGTAGAATTCTTGGTTCTATGTGTACAGAGGCGGAACCAATTGCTAAAGAAGTTTTTTATAAATTTATAAATTCTAATCTTGGTGATCCTGGTTTATTTAAAGGTACTAAAGAGATTGAAAATAAGGTTATTAAAAACATTGGTTCTTTTGTTTCAATTGATAATCCTTATGGTCATGTTGTTACTGGTGGGACTGAAGCTAATCTAATGGCAATGCGTGCTGCTCGTAATTATGCAAGACGATATAAAGGTATTGATAATCCTGAAATTATTGTTCCTCAATCTGCTCATTTTTCATTTAAAAAAGCATCTGATATGTTTGGATTAAAACTTGTTAGAGCTGATTTTGATGATAATTACAAAATAGATCCTAATTCTTTAGAAGATAAAATCACTGATAATACTGTTGCTATTGTTGCAATTGCAGGGTCTACTGAATTAGGAATGGTGGATCCTATTGATAAAATTGCAGAAATTGCAAAGAATAATGATATTTATTTACATGTTGATGCAGCATTTGGTGGATTTTCAATACCATTTTTAAAAGAAGCAGGTTATGATTTTCCACAATTTGATTTCTCTTTAGATGCAGTGTGTTCTATGACTATTGATCCACATAAAATGGGTCTTTCAACTATTCCTTCTGGATGTATTTTATTTAGAGATAGAAAATATCTTGATGTAATGGCTGTAGAAGCACCTTATCTTACTAAAAAAGAACAATCAACTATTGTTGGTACTCGTAGTGGTGCATCTTCAGCAGCAACATATGCTGTTATGGAATCTTTGGGTCATGAAGGTTATAGGAAAAATGCATTATATGCTATGAAAAAAACTATGTATCTTAAAAAAGGGCTTGAAGAATTAGGTTATGGAATAGTTGTTGAACCTGAACTTAATATCGTTGCTTTTAATCATCCTGATATGGAGACAGATGATTTAGCATTGGAACTTGAAAAAAGAAATTGGAGAGTTTCATGTTCTTCATGTCCTAAAGCAATTCGTGTTATTGTAATGAAACATATTTCTATGGATAATATAAAAGATTTATTAAATGATTTATCTGAAATTGCAGATAATATTTAATCTTTAATTATTCATTTATATACTATTTTTAATATATATGAATTATAAAATTTTTAAAAAAAAGTATTTATTTTAATTTTTTTAATAATATTTAAAAACTTATTTTATAAGTTTTAATTTTTAAAGGCTATTTTTAAATGAAATAATCTATTTCTTGAATTTAATGTTTTTTTATTGTTTTAATATTGTGATTATAAGATTATTGTTTTTGTGAATTATTGTTTTTTTAAAATATTGTGTTTATAAAATTAATGTTTTTTGTGAATTATTGTTTTTTAAAAAATATTAAAAGAATTATAAAATGATTTATAATTCTTTAATTTCTTCTACATACATTAATGGGTAATTAAGCTCTTCAATAAATTCAATTCTGATAGTAGCAATTACATTATCCACTTTTGTTTTTATTTTAATATTTAACATATCTCCACTTAAAGAAGTATAATCAAAATCACTTAATGCAGAATCTAATCGTTTAAGATCTATTTTTGCATCAACTTCTTCAATTGCAGGTTGTAATTCAAATGATTCTTTTATTGATTTTTCAATACTAGGTACTGATTCTTTATTTAAAGGAATTCCTACAAATTGGTGGAATAATGCACCCATTGTAATTCCTCCTTCAAATATAGCTCTTTCTCTAGAATTTATGTTTGAAAAGTATTTTTTATTTACATCCATTTTATCCTATTCCTAATGTGAATATTTGATTTAAAAATTCTATTTTTGATGTGAATTCATTTACTGGACCTGGATTTATATGGCAATATACTAAAAACAGTGTTATAAGTATAACACAAGTTCCTATAAATTTCCTTTCAGATTTAGGTGATAAAAATGTTACAATTAATCCAAGTAATATAAATCCAATTATTATATATATTCCATAATTTGATTGTGGATTATCTTTAATAACGTACTGATTTAAAGGTCCTTTACTTGTGTAATTTGCTTTAATAATGAGCCTTTTTTCTGTTGTACCTATTGGAGTACATGTAATTAATGATAATGTTTGTGTATCACTACTTATTATTGGTCTATATGTTGCAGGTACTACTGTTTTATTATAAACAGTATAATTTACTTCACCAATTCCTGGCCATTGTAATGTTATTATGTCTCCAGGGTTAAGTTCATTTAATCTTAAAAATGGTGAACCAAGTAATGTTCTATGTCCAAATAGAATTACATCTCCTTCTCCAGGATTATATGATTTTCTTTCATGATAAACTCCTTCAGATATAGAGTTATTATTTATTTTTTCATGTAATCCTATTTTTTCACAAACTACTACTGGATTATTCATATCATTTTCTGTAATAAGTTTATGTGAGAAATATGTAACCTCATTTGCAGCATATAATCCAACAATTAAAAGGGCAATTATTATTACAATTGTTGATTTGTCCATATTATCCTCTTAATTGCTTTAATTTTTATTAATAATTATTTTAATTAAATATTAATTTATGGTTTATTAAATATTTAATTTTTTATTAACATTTAACTTTATTGAAATATTTTTTTAATATAATTTTCTAATTTTTTTAGTTTGAATTATTGTTTTTAATTTCATTAATCATCCAATCTGGACTATTTTTTGTAGGTATTGTTAATACTAAATTATTCATATTATTTAATACAAATCTTACATCTTCTCTTGGAACTTCTAGAAGTATTAAGTAATTAGCATCTAAATCTCCAATATTTGATTTTCTTTCATAATCTGATAATCTGATTCCATAATTATTTAGTATATTTTCTGTTTCGGTATCACTATATTCTAAGGTTTCTGCTTTAATATTTTCTTCAACATCTGTGGTATAAGTATATGAGGTATTTTCTTCTGTTTTTGAAATACTTTTTTCTGTTTTTGAGTTTATTGATCCACTATCTTTTCCCCTCATTATAGTAAGTACTTTACAACCACTAATTTCAGGATTAGCTTCTTCTGAATTATTACTTACTTTATTATTTGAAGTATTTTCTGTATTATTATTATTTTCTAGCTTATTATCACTTGAATTTATATAATAAATATCTATTTTACTTCCAGTACTTATTAAACCACTTGCAGCTTGAAGTCTTGAAACTTCAATAGGTACAGCTACAGTGTCTGGTTTTTTAAATTCTATATTGGATAATACATATCCATCATTATCTTCTATAAGTTTAATAGCTTCATCTTCATTTATAAGAATATTTTTTTTACTATCATTTGTATATGTAAGCATTATTCTATTTCCAATATCTTTATTTTCTTTAATCTTTTTTAAATGATAATCTTTCCATTGTGCTGTTGCAGGTCTTAAAACATCTACACTGTCAATATCTAATTTATTATGACATTTACTTATACGATCTTCAAGAACACTAGCTTCTTTTGCATTAACTAATGGTCCTTTATATAATCTGTTTATTTCATTTAATTTAGCTATTTTTTCATTATTCAATTCATTTTCCTTAGGTTCATATACTGTAAAATAATATATTCCTCCAATTATTATAATAAATAGTATTATAAAAAGTATAAGTCCCATTTTAGCCTTTTCTTTATCTGTATATTCTGTTTTATTATTTATGGATTTAAAATGATTTAGTAATGGTTTTCCTAGTTTTTCTTTTTTTCTTGGTTTTTCTAGTTTTTTTAAATCATTGTTTTCTATCTTATTTTTTGAGTCTATGTCCTTGCTTATTCCTTTTAAATTAAATTTATCATTATTTGCTAGTTCATATATACTTTCATTTTTTAGTATATTCTCTTTATTGTTTTTTAAATCAGAATTAGTATTTAATTTATTTTTATTAAAATTAGAAGAATCAGTATTTATATCTTTATAATAATCTTTTTCAAAATCAGTTTCATTATTAAAATAATCATCTAAAAAATCATCTAAATCTTTAATCTCAGATAAATCTTTTTTATTATTTTCAGTTTTTAAAAAATTTTTAATTTTATTTATTAAACTATTATTTTCTTCTTTTATAGGTTCTAATGATTTTGGTTTATGTTTTTCGTCCTTCATTTCCTACCAACCTAATGGATGGAACATTTTTTAGACGAACAAAAAAAGTATAATATATAATTATTATTTTTCATTATATATTATTTAGTAAGTATAAATTTATTTATTTATTAATATATTACTTATTAGGTAGTATAAAGTCATTACAAGTAATATTATTGCTGCAATATTAATATTATATATTACTGGGAATTTTATAAACATCAATATAATTAAGAATAATGCAAAAATTATAACTTTTATATTTCCAAATTTTTCATATTTTACATTACTTATCATAAGTATTCCAACAATTACCATAAGTATCATTGCAATGTATACATTGTATATACCACTTAAATAGTATGTTACTAAAATAAATGCTATTCCAGGTATTGGAAAACCAATAAAACCTTTAAAATCTATTTTATCTGCAATTACATTGTATCGTGTTAATCTTAATACTCCGCAAATTACTATAAATAATGAAACAATTATTAAACCAATTTCAGGACCATTTAAATTCATTCCTGAAATATATAATAATATTGCAGGTGCTACTCCAAATGAAACTATATCAGATAATGAATCAATATTCTTTCCAAATCCGTGAATATCATCTCTACCTACTTTTCTAGCTGTCCATCCATCACATGAGTCAAAAATTATTGCTAAAATAATAAATAATGTAGCTAAACTTAAATTATTATTTATAGCACATATTATAGATAAGAAACCTGAACTCATATTTGATAATGATATAAAATCAGGTATAGCTATAAAATGTTCCATTCCTGTTTTTTCAA includes:
- a CDS encoding archaetidylserine synthase; this encodes MKIEKTGMEHFIAIPDFISLSNMSSGFLSIICAINNNLSLATLFIILAIIFDSCDGWTARKVGRDDIHGFGKNIDSLSDIVSFGVAPAILLYISGMNLNGPEIGLIIVSLFIVICGVLRLTRYNVIADKIDFKGFIGFPIPGIAFILVTYYLSGIYNVYIAMILMVIVGILMISNVKYEKFGNIKVIIFALFLIILMFIKFPVIYNINIAAIILLVMTLYYLISNILINK
- a CDS encoding class E sortase, whose product is MDKSTIVIIIALLIVGLYAANEVTYFSHKLITENDMNNPVVVCEKIGLHEKINNNSISEGVYHERKSYNPGEGDVILFGHRTLLGSPFLRLNELNPGDIITLQWPGIGEVNYTVYNKTVVPATYRPIISSDTQTLSLITCTPIGTTEKRLIIKANYTSKGPLNQYVIKDNPQSNYGIYIIIGFILLGLIVTFLSPKSERKFIGTCVILITLFLVYCHINPGPVNEFTSKIEFLNQIFTLGIG
- a CDS encoding dihydroneopterin aldolase family protein, translated to MDVNKKYFSNINSRERAIFEGGITMGALFHQFVGIPLNKESVPSIEKSIKESFELQPAIEEVDAKIDLKRLDSALSDFDYTSLSGDMLNIKIKTKVDNVIATIRIEFIEELNYPLMYVEEIKEL
- the mfnA gene encoding tyrosine decarboxylase MfnA, whose amino-acid sequence is MEEQPKSKEEIFKELDSFQKKDMKYSDGRILGSMCTEAEPIAKEVFYKFINSNLGDPGLFKGTKEIENKVIKNIGSFVSIDNPYGHVVTGGTEANLMAMRAARNYARRYKGIDNPEIIVPQSAHFSFKKASDMFGLKLVRADFDDNYKIDPNSLEDKITDNTVAIVAIAGSTELGMVDPIDKIAEIAKNNDIYLHVDAAFGGFSIPFLKEAGYDFPQFDFSLDAVCSMTIDPHKMGLSTIPSGCILFRDRKYLDVMAVEAPYLTKKEQSTIVGTRSGASSAATYAVMESLGHEGYRKNALYAMKKTMYLKKGLEELGYGIVVEPELNIVAFNHPDMETDDLALELEKRNWRVSCSSCPKAIRVIVMKHISMDNIKDLLNDLSEIADNI